One window from the genome of Rhodopseudomonas sp. P2A-2r encodes:
- a CDS encoding O-antigen ligase family protein produces MVTTTQGIQEKLLVARHCAAVATAFMLPFTTSGQAIAVSILAVLALLTLDRDRLMETLRAPAAWIPLLLFAFLLVGVSWSMQPIGPALKWVGPYAKLLLIPLMMATCITPKQAIQIGYGFLTSCIVILAISYVTMLWPTGPGLWFKTPGIPFKDNAVQSECFSLCAFGLAFAAVKGWQRGESRRAILMIALALLFFANVFLIYISKTGMLVAGVLLALFLVQLNGWRRALLVGASAVVIAALSLWMSPGAQRRIAEIATDIQQASAGAQETVSTASRIDFWNKAAIFVKEAPLLGHGTGSIRPLYQSMEASRPSPYGEAVADPHNQFLHVTLQIGLLGGLVLLAMWAVHAKMFLGRDMASVLGLAVVVQNFLGSLFNSHISQVTQGMLYCLAVGILGSVVRSAATQTARQPDATEAAMERLPTATADSR; encoded by the coding sequence ATGGTCACGACGACGCAGGGAATCCAGGAAAAGCTGCTGGTCGCCAGGCATTGCGCCGCGGTGGCCACGGCCTTCATGCTGCCGTTCACGACCAGCGGGCAAGCCATAGCGGTCTCGATTCTCGCGGTGCTCGCTTTGCTGACGCTGGATCGCGATCGTCTGATGGAGACACTGCGGGCGCCGGCGGCGTGGATACCGCTGCTGCTGTTCGCGTTTCTGCTCGTTGGCGTCTCGTGGTCGATGCAGCCGATCGGCCCCGCCCTGAAATGGGTCGGGCCCTACGCCAAGCTGCTGCTGATTCCGCTGATGATGGCGACGTGCATCACGCCGAAACAGGCGATCCAGATCGGCTACGGCTTCCTGACATCCTGCATCGTCATTCTGGCGATCTCCTATGTGACGATGCTGTGGCCGACCGGCCCCGGGTTATGGTTCAAGACGCCCGGCATCCCCTTCAAGGACAATGCAGTCCAGAGCGAGTGCTTTTCCCTGTGCGCCTTTGGCCTTGCATTCGCCGCGGTCAAAGGCTGGCAACGCGGAGAAAGCCGCCGCGCGATCCTGATGATCGCGCTTGCCTTGCTGTTTTTCGCGAACGTGTTTCTGATCTACATCTCGAAGACGGGCATGCTCGTCGCCGGCGTGCTGCTGGCATTGTTTCTCGTCCAGTTGAATGGCTGGCGCCGCGCGTTGCTTGTCGGGGCGAGCGCCGTTGTCATTGCGGCGCTCTCGTTGTGGATGTCCCCGGGCGCGCAACGGCGGATCGCCGAAATCGCGACGGATATCCAGCAGGCGAGCGCCGGCGCCCAGGAAACCGTATCCACGGCGTCCCGGATCGACTTCTGGAACAAGGCCGCGATCTTCGTGAAGGAAGCGCCGTTGCTCGGCCACGGCACCGGCAGCATCAGGCCGCTGTATCAATCGATGGAAGCCTCGCGTCCGTCTCCCTATGGCGAAGCGGTCGCGGATCCTCACAATCAGTTTCTTCACGTAACCCTGCAGATCGGTTTGCTCGGCGGCCTTGTCCTGCTGGCCATGTGGGCCGTCCACGCGAAGATGTTCCTCGGGCGCGACATGGCCAGCGTCCTCGGTCTGGCGGTGGTGGTTCAGAATTTCCTCGGCTCGCTGTTCAACAGCCACATCTCCCAGGTCACGCAGGGCATGCTGTACTGCCTGGCAGTCGGCATTCTGGGATCGGTGGTGCGCAGCGCAGCAACGCAGACAGCGCGCCAGCCAGATGCGACCGAAGCTGCGATGGAACGACTGCCGACGGCCACTGCGGACTCCCGGTGA
- a CDS encoding amidohydrolase family protein: MQLLNTDDLVAIDIHTHAEEPCGCHGDDGYDDFQAQMAEYFKSPHKHPPTIPETAAYYRAKNIAAVIFPVDAERETGFRRYNNDEMIELTRQNADVLIPFASIDPHKGKLGVREARRLIADYGIKGFKFHPTMQGFYPNDRMAYPLYEAIQEAGAIALFHTGQTGVGSGMPGGMGMRLKYSNPMYIDDVAVDFPDMKIILAHPSFPWQEEALSVATHKPNVYIDLSGWSPKYFPPILVRYINSILQDKMLFGSDWPVIMPDRWMADFAKLEIRDEIRPKVLKNNARKLLGI; encoded by the coding sequence ATGCAGCTGCTCAATACGGACGATCTCGTCGCCATCGATATCCATACCCACGCCGAGGAGCCCTGCGGCTGCCATGGCGACGATGGCTACGACGATTTCCAGGCGCAGATGGCCGAATATTTCAAATCGCCGCACAAGCACCCGCCGACCATTCCCGAGACGGCAGCCTATTACCGCGCGAAAAACATTGCCGCGGTGATCTTCCCGGTCGACGCCGAGCGCGAGACCGGCTTCCGCCGCTACAACAACGACGAAATGATCGAACTGACGCGCCAGAACGCCGACGTGCTGATCCCGTTCGCCTCGATCGATCCGCACAAGGGCAAGCTCGGCGTCCGCGAGGCGCGCCGCCTGATTGCCGATTACGGTATCAAGGGCTTCAAATTCCACCCGACCATGCAGGGCTTCTATCCCAACGACCGCATGGCCTATCCGCTGTACGAGGCGATCCAGGAAGCCGGCGCCATCGCGCTGTTTCACACCGGCCAGACCGGCGTCGGCTCCGGCATGCCCGGCGGCATGGGGATGCGGCTGAAATATTCGAACCCGATGTATATCGACGACGTCGCGGTGGATTTCCCCGACATGAAGATCATTCTCGCGCATCCCTCCTTCCCCTGGCAGGAAGAGGCGCTGTCGGTGGCGACCCACAAGCCGAACGTCTACATCGACCTGTCCGGCTGGTCGCCGAAATACTTCCCGCCGATCCTAGTGCGCTACATCAACTCGATCCTGCAGGACAAGATGCTGTTCGGTTCGGACTGGCCGGTGATCATGCCGGACCGCTGGATGGCCGACTTCGCCAAGCTCGAGATCCGCGACGAGATCCGGCCCAAGGTGCTGAAGAACAACGCGCGCAAACTGCTCGGCATATGA
- the ykgO gene encoding type B 50S ribosomal protein L36, producing the protein MKVRNSLKSLRARHRDNVLVRRKGRVYVINKVQRRFKARQG; encoded by the coding sequence ATGAAGGTCCGTAACTCGCTGAAGTCGCTGCGTGCTCGCCATCGCGACAACGTTCTCGTCCGCCGCAAGGGCCGCGTCTACGTGATCAACAAGGTTCAGCGTCGTTTCAAGGCCCGTCAGGGCTGA
- a CDS encoding tetratricopeptide repeat protein, with protein MTFRFPAAGFGIVVLAAFAAAPACAQGRDPRVTPPTEQKKLPEPPAKLPKVGADRTRGLDFLFGALKVAPDEDSAKHVEARIWALWTQTSSDTTALLMMRAKAAMDAKQVDVALKLLDAVVKLRPDYIEGWNRRATLYYLQNDYTHSLHDIEQVLVREPRHFGALAGLGMIMQELGDEKRALDAFRKALAINPHLEKVPELVKTLTEKVEGRDI; from the coding sequence ATGACGTTCAGATTCCCAGCGGCAGGTTTTGGAATTGTCGTGCTCGCGGCATTTGCTGCCGCGCCGGCTTGCGCACAGGGTCGGGATCCGCGGGTCACGCCACCCACGGAGCAGAAGAAGCTCCCGGAACCTCCCGCCAAATTACCAAAGGTCGGTGCCGACCGCACCCGCGGCCTGGATTTTCTGTTCGGGGCGCTCAAGGTCGCGCCCGACGAAGACAGCGCCAAGCATGTCGAGGCACGGATCTGGGCGCTGTGGACCCAGACCAGCAGCGACACCACGGCCCTGCTGATGATGCGCGCCAAGGCAGCCATGGATGCCAAGCAGGTGGATGTGGCGCTGAAACTGCTCGACGCGGTCGTCAAGCTGCGCCCGGATTACATCGAGGGCTGGAACCGACGGGCCACGCTCTATTACCTGCAGAACGATTACACTCACTCGCTGCATGACATTGAGCAGGTGCTGGTGCGCGAGCCCCGGCATTTCGGCGCGCTGGCCGGTCTTGGCATGATCATGCAGGAACTGGGCGACGAGAAGCGCGCCCTCGACGCATTCCGCAAGGCACTGGCGATCAACCCGCACCTCGAAAAGGTGCCGGAACTGGTCAAGACCCTGACCGAGAAGGTCGAAGGCCGCGACATCTGA
- a CDS encoding mechanosensitive ion channel family protein, which translates to MAAPAAAQTAAPAPAPSADSLTPEQASRALETLQDDGKRAQMIDTLRAIAKATPATPAAAKPAAPLAPDSLVAQLLLAVSEQVSDLGREIDAAARSVVRFPALWYWLQRTAQDPETYQLLFDIAWKLALVFSSAFAAESLVCRLLRRPQQLLEARIPYAARAPVQVLERIDPPSSMADISEVPDLQRRHRSLTRAWQSLVRLPFVLGRLALELLPVVVFAGVVVMLLGTGIGDAGIARLAILAIVNAYLICRAIVCVVRSLFGPLGLITLREETAAYIEIWTRRIATVCVSGIALANIALLLGLYRGGYDALVRLVMLAVHLLVVVVILQCHRQVAGAIRAPEGRIGVMAMLRNRFAGIWHVLAIALVLALWAVWALHIKNGYALLLQYFVGTVMVVAAARLTLVVLLGLIDRGFRIQPEILQRFPGLEARANRYLPLLRQVVSGLVGTIGLVALLEVWGIDAIVWFYGGQVGGRVVSAVVTIGVAALAAVAVWEGSNALMDRQLALLTRNSHFARAARLRTFQPMLRTTLLCVIVAVVGLTALSEIGVNVAPLLAGAGIVGIAIGFGSQKLVQDVITGLFLLLENTVQVGDNVTVSGLSGVVENVSIRTIRLRAGDGAVHIVPFSAVTTITNASRGAGNAAVSVNVAYKEDTDRAGQVLKEIVAEMRGEPEFRQAIRSDLELWGVDKVDGSMASIVGQIRCTDSGRWPVQREFNRRMKRRFQENGIEIASAGQTILMQLPAPETDDTAEAPTSRRRATA; encoded by the coding sequence ATGGCCGCTCCTGCGGCCGCGCAGACCGCCGCGCCGGCGCCCGCCCCCAGCGCCGATTCCCTGACGCCGGAGCAGGCCAGCCGTGCGCTGGAGACCTTGCAGGACGACGGCAAGCGCGCCCAGATGATCGACACGCTGAGGGCCATTGCCAAGGCGACCCCGGCGACACCGGCGGCGGCGAAGCCTGCCGCGCCGCTGGCGCCGGACAGCCTGGTCGCGCAATTGCTGCTCGCGGTTTCCGAACAGGTCAGCGATCTCGGGCGTGAGATCGATGCTGCGGCACGTTCGGTGGTGCGCTTCCCGGCGCTTTGGTATTGGCTACAGAGAACGGCGCAGGACCCCGAGACCTATCAACTCCTGTTCGATATTGCGTGGAAGCTGGCGCTGGTTTTCAGCAGCGCATTCGCGGCCGAATCCCTGGTGTGCCGGCTGCTGCGAAGACCACAGCAACTGCTTGAGGCCCGGATTCCCTATGCGGCGCGCGCACCGGTCCAGGTTCTGGAGCGGATCGATCCACCATCCTCGATGGCGGATATCAGCGAGGTGCCGGATCTGCAGCGGCGCCATCGCAGCCTGACCCGTGCGTGGCAATCGCTGGTGCGGCTGCCGTTCGTCCTCGGCCGGCTGGCGCTCGAACTGCTGCCGGTCGTGGTATTTGCGGGCGTCGTCGTCATGCTGCTCGGCACCGGGATCGGCGACGCCGGCATCGCGCGTCTGGCGATCCTCGCCATCGTCAATGCCTATCTGATCTGCCGCGCCATCGTTTGCGTCGTGCGGTCGCTGTTCGGTCCGCTCGGCCTGATTACGCTGCGCGAAGAGACCGCGGCCTATATCGAGATCTGGACCCGGCGCATCGCGACCGTCTGCGTCTCCGGAATTGCACTGGCCAATATCGCATTGCTGCTCGGATTGTATCGCGGGGGCTACGATGCGCTGGTGCGGCTGGTGATGCTGGCCGTGCATCTGCTCGTGGTCGTGGTCATCCTGCAGTGTCACAGGCAGGTGGCGGGAGCGATCCGTGCGCCGGAGGGACGCATTGGCGTCATGGCGATGCTGCGCAATCGCTTCGCCGGGATCTGGCACGTGCTGGCGATCGCTTTGGTGCTCGCATTGTGGGCTGTCTGGGCGCTGCATATCAAGAACGGCTACGCGCTGCTGCTGCAGTACTTCGTCGGGACGGTGATGGTCGTCGCGGCGGCCAGACTGACTCTTGTCGTTCTGCTGGGCCTGATCGATCGCGGCTTTCGTATCCAGCCCGAAATCCTGCAGCGTTTCCCCGGCCTGGAGGCGCGCGCCAATCGCTATCTGCCGTTGCTGCGCCAGGTCGTGTCCGGCCTCGTCGGCACGATCGGCCTTGTCGCACTGCTCGAGGTGTGGGGCATCGATGCCATCGTCTGGTTCTATGGCGGTCAGGTCGGTGGGCGCGTGGTGTCGGCTGTGGTGACCATCGGTGTTGCCGCGCTGGCTGCCGTCGCGGTGTGGGAGGGCAGCAATGCGCTGATGGATCGGCAACTGGCGTTGCTGACGCGCAATTCGCATTTCGCGCGCGCGGCGCGGCTGCGCACGTTCCAGCCCATGCTGCGCACGACGTTGCTGTGTGTGATCGTCGCCGTGGTCGGGCTGACGGCGCTGAGCGAGATCGGCGTCAACGTGGCGCCGCTCTTGGCCGGCGCCGGCATCGTCGGTATCGCCATCGGCTTCGGTTCGCAGAAGCTGGTCCAGGACGTCATCACCGGCCTGTTCCTGCTGCTCGAGAACACCGTGCAGGTCGGCGACAATGTCACTGTGTCGGGCCTGTCCGGCGTCGTCGAGAACGTCTCGATCCGTACCATCCGGCTGCGCGCCGGCGACGGTGCGGTGCACATCGTGCCGTTCAGCGCGGTGACGACCATCACCAACGCCAGTCGTGGTGCCGGCAACGCTGCTGTCAGCGTCAATGTCGCCTACAAGGAAGACACCGACCGCGCCGGGCAGGTCCTCAAGGAGATTGTCGCCGAGATGCGCGGCGAGCCGGAGTTCCGTCAGGCCATCCGCAGCGATCTGGAATTGTGGGGCGTCGACAAGGTGGACGGATCGATGGCCTCCATCGTCGGGCAGATCCGCTGCACCGATTCCGGACGTTGGCCGGTGCAGCGCGAGTTCAACCGCCGCATGAAGCGCCGCTTCCAGGAAAACGGCATCGAGATTGCCAGTGCCGGGCAGACCATTCTGATGCAGCTTCCCGCGCCCGAGACCGACGACACCGCCGAAGCTCCCACCTCGCGGCGCCGGGCAACCGCCTGA
- a CDS encoding DUF3750 domain-containing protein, translated as MGRVASFGLPAVRKIVIVLLLLLVVPIGASALKYWFGDRSVDWQSADRSSAGLLPQPAAHPEALVRVFAARTVRWRGIFAVHTWVVVKERNAPRYTRYDYTAWGEPIRVNGFAADGRWFGDMPEALAAADGQAAEAMIPKIRSAIESYKLRAYGDYRAWPGPNSNTFVAAVLASVPELKIALPPTAIGKDYPWSGDAFGRTPSGTGLRATLGGYLGVTVGWIEGIEVNFLGAVFGVDIRRPALKLPGIGRLGLAA; from the coding sequence ATGGGGCGGGTTGCTTCATTTGGGCTGCCAGCGGTGAGAAAAATCGTGATCGTCCTGTTGCTTCTGCTGGTGGTCCCCATCGGCGCCTCGGCGTTGAAATACTGGTTTGGCGATCGTTCGGTTGATTGGCAGAGCGCCGACCGCTCAAGCGCCGGGCTGCTGCCCCAACCGGCCGCGCATCCTGAAGCCCTGGTGCGCGTCTTCGCTGCGCGCACCGTGCGTTGGCGCGGCATCTTTGCGGTTCACACCTGGGTAGTGGTCAAGGAGCGCAATGCGCCGCGCTACACCCGCTATGACTACACCGCGTGGGGCGAGCCGATCCGCGTCAACGGCTTCGCGGCCGATGGCCGCTGGTTCGGCGACATGCCGGAGGCGCTCGCCGCTGCGGATGGCCAAGCCGCCGAAGCCATGATCCCGAAAATCCGCTCGGCCATCGAAAGCTACAAGCTGCGCGCCTATGGCGACTACCGGGCGTGGCCGGGGCCGAATTCCAACACCTTCGTTGCCGCCGTGCTGGCGTCGGTCCCGGAACTGAAGATCGCATTGCCGCCGACCGCCATCGGCAAGGACTATCCCTGGAGCGGCGATGCCTTTGGCCGGACTCCGTCCGGCACCGGCCTGCGCGCCACCCTCGGCGGCTATCTCGGCGTGACCGTCGGCTGGATCGAAGGCATCGAGGTCAATTTTCTCGGCGCGGTGTTCGGCGTCGATATCCGACGTCCGGCGCTCAAGCTGCCTGGAATCGGGCGCCTCGGCCTAGCCGCGTGA
- a CDS encoding alpha/beta fold hydrolase produces the protein MIAICLIATLAALALITQAGVAVLERKYPAHSRFVDVAGGRIHVEDIGPRDAAGPPIVLIHGATSSLETMRFPLGDMLARNHRVILIDRPGLGWSSRDDLKNSSPAIQARMIDEALGQLGIESAVLVVHSLAGALGALMALDYPQRVAGLVMLAGVTYPWPGGVGTYNDVVTTPLIGPLLAYTITLPLGYFLMEPGARSVFRPQVMPEGYVQQTATPLVLRPRTFLANAWDLVTLKAAVTEQAPRYGEIKVPTVVISGDADTTVSPQIHSRRFAATVPHARLIILPDVGHIVQNAAPDLVVSEIEGMIAAADTRPTAVLR, from the coding sequence ATGATAGCGATCTGCCTGATCGCCACGCTTGCCGCGCTGGCGTTGATCACCCAGGCCGGCGTCGCCGTGCTGGAGCGGAAATATCCAGCTCACAGCCGCTTCGTCGATGTCGCCGGCGGGCGGATTCACGTGGAGGATATCGGCCCGCGCGATGCCGCCGGTCCGCCGATCGTGCTGATCCACGGCGCCACCTCCAGCCTCGAGACCATGCGCTTTCCGCTCGGCGACATGCTGGCCAGAAATCACCGCGTGATCCTGATCGACCGGCCCGGACTCGGCTGGAGCAGCCGAGACGATCTGAAAAATTCGTCGCCGGCGATTCAGGCGCGCATGATCGACGAGGCACTGGGACAACTCGGTATAGAGTCCGCCGTCCTTGTGGTGCATTCGCTGGCCGGCGCGCTCGGGGCGTTGATGGCACTGGACTATCCGCAGCGCGTCGCCGGGCTGGTGATGCTGGCCGGCGTCACCTATCCTTGGCCGGGCGGGGTCGGCACTTACAACGACGTCGTCACCACGCCGCTGATCGGCCCGCTGCTGGCCTACACCATCACTTTGCCGCTCGGCTATTTCCTGATGGAGCCCGGTGCCCGCAGTGTATTCCGGCCGCAGGTCATGCCCGAGGGATATGTGCAGCAGACTGCGACGCCGCTGGTGCTGCGGCCGCGAACCTTCCTGGCCAATGCGTGGGATCTGGTGACGTTGAAAGCCGCGGTCACCGAACAGGCGCCGCGCTATGGCGAGATCAAGGTGCCCACCGTGGTGATATCAGGCGATGCCGACACCACGGTGTCACCGCAGATCCATTCCCGCCGCTTCGCCGCGACCGTGCCACATGCCCGGCTGATCATATTACCTGATGTCGGTCACATCGTGCAGAATGCTGCGCCCGATCTCGTTGTCAGCGAGATCGAAGGCATGATTGCCGCCGCTGACACACGACCGACGGCAGTGCTGCGGTAG
- a CDS encoding OsmC family protein, giving the protein MTTTFGSAKWQGGIKDGKGAISTKSGALTDYPYGFASRFEGKPGSNPEELIGAAHAACFTMALSLILGEAKLTAEQMETKADVTLEKEGDGFAITKVHLTLSAKIPGADKAKFDELAAKAKAGCPVSKLLKAEITLDATLLG; this is encoded by the coding sequence ATGACCACGACTTTCGGTTCAGCCAAATGGCAGGGCGGCATCAAGGACGGCAAGGGCGCCATCTCGACCAAGAGCGGCGCGCTGACGGATTATCCCTACGGCTTCGCCAGCCGCTTCGAGGGCAAGCCCGGCTCCAACCCCGAAGAACTGATCGGTGCGGCCCACGCCGCCTGTTTCACCATGGCGCTGTCGCTCATTCTCGGCGAGGCCAAGCTCACCGCCGAGCAGATGGAAACCAAGGCCGACGTCACTCTTGAGAAAGAAGGCGACGGGTTTGCCATCACCAAGGTGCACCTGACGCTGTCGGCGAAGATCCCCGGCGCCGACAAGGCAAAATTCGACGAGTTGGCGGCAAAGGCCAAGGCCGGCTGCCCGGTCTCGAAGCTGCTGAAGGCCGAGATCACGCTGGACGCGACGCTGCTGGGCTAA
- the pyk gene encoding pyruvate kinase: protein MRRMRRIKIVATLGPVSSDSTMIRKLFEAGADVFRINMSHTSHDKMRELVKTIRNVESSYGRPIGILVDLQGPKLRLGSFADGAIQLRNGETFTLDSDKTPGDNTRVQLPHPEILAALRPGHALLLDDGKVRLIAEECSPDRAVTRVVIGGRMSDRKGVSLPDTDLPISVMTPKDRADLEAALETGIDWVALSFVQRADDVIEAKKLIRGRAAVMSKIEKPQAIDRLAEILDVSDALMVARGDLGVELPLERVPSLQKQMTRMARRAGKPVVVATQMLESMIQSPVPTRAEVSDVATAVYEGADAIMLSAESAAGRFPVEAVATMNRIGEEVERDPIYRSVLTAQRPEPEATAGDAIAGAARQIAETLDLSAIICWTSSGSTAIRVARERPKPPVVAITPNAATGRRLAVVWGVHCVVAEDAHDQDDMVDRAGSIAFRDGFAKAGQRVIIVAGVPLGTPGATNMVRIAYVGPKADAEM, encoded by the coding sequence ATGAGGCGCATGCGACGCATCAAGATTGTCGCAACGCTGGGTCCGGTGTCATCGGACAGCACGATGATCCGCAAGCTGTTCGAAGCGGGCGCGGACGTGTTTCGCATCAATATGAGCCACACCTCGCACGACAAGATGCGCGAGCTGGTGAAGACCATCCGCAATGTCGAGAGCAGCTATGGCCGCCCGATCGGCATCCTCGTCGATCTGCAAGGGCCGAAGCTGCGGCTCGGCTCGTTCGCCGATGGCGCCATCCAGCTCAGGAACGGCGAGACCTTCACGCTGGATTCCGACAAGACCCCCGGCGACAACACCCGGGTGCAGCTGCCGCATCCGGAGATTCTCGCGGCGCTGCGCCCCGGCCACGCGCTGCTGCTCGACGACGGCAAGGTCCGCCTGATTGCCGAGGAGTGCTCGCCGGACCGCGCCGTGACCCGTGTGGTGATCGGCGGCCGGATGTCGGACCGCAAGGGCGTCAGCCTGCCCGATACCGACCTGCCTATCTCGGTGATGACACCGAAGGATCGCGCCGACCTCGAAGCCGCGCTGGAGACCGGGATCGACTGGGTGGCGCTGTCCTTCGTGCAGCGCGCCGACGACGTCATCGAGGCCAAGAAGCTGATTCGTGGCCGCGCCGCGGTGATGTCGAAGATCGAGAAGCCTCAGGCCATCGACCGACTGGCTGAAATCCTCGACGTGTCCGACGCGCTGATGGTGGCGCGCGGCGATCTCGGCGTCGAACTGCCGCTGGAACGCGTGCCGAGCCTGCAGAAGCAGATGACGCGCATGGCGCGCCGCGCCGGCAAGCCGGTGGTGGTGGCCACGCAGATGCTGGAATCGATGATCCAGAGCCCGGTGCCGACGCGCGCCGAAGTCTCGGACGTCGCCACGGCCGTCTATGAAGGCGCCGACGCCATCATGCTGTCGGCGGAATCGGCGGCCGGTAGATTTCCGGTCGAGGCTGTCGCCACCATGAACCGCATCGGCGAGGAGGTCGAACGCGACCCGATCTATCGCAGCGTGCTCACCGCGCAGCGGCCGGAGCCGGAAGCCACCGCGGGCGACGCCATCGCCGGCGCCGCGCGGCAGATTGCGGAGACGCTCGACCTGTCCGCGATCATCTGCTGGACCAGTTCAGGATCCACCGCGATCCGCGTTGCACGCGAGCGGCCGAAACCGCCGGTGGTGGCGATCACGCCGAACGCCGCCACCGGCCGCAGGCTGGCGGTGGTGTGGGGCGTGCATTGCGTGGTGGCCGAAGACGCGCACGATCAGGACGACATGGTCGATCGCGCCGGCAGCATCGCGTTTCGCGATGGCTTCGCCAAGGCCGGCCAGCGCGTCATCATCGTCGCCGGCGTGCCGCTCGGCACTCCCGGCGCCACCAACATGGTGCGCATAGCCTATGTCGGCCCGAAGGCTGACGCGGAGATGTAG
- a CDS encoding DUF1036 domain-containing protein — translation MTSADSYCRSRLPRAAALWPVLALALMWLSTSPAAADFRLCNNTSSRVGIALGYKDADGWTTEGWWNVSSRACETLLRGTLVARFYYIYALDYDRGGEWSGQAFMCSRDKEFTIKGTENCLARGFDRTGFFEVDTGEQRAWTVQLTESNEQNPPKLPGVPGPAGPPGQGGLPGMPNAPGNPLPGTLPPSVTPGSKP, via the coding sequence ATGACCTCTGCAGATTCCTATTGCCGCTCCCGACTTCCTCGCGCCGCCGCGCTCTGGCCGGTGCTGGCGCTTGCCCTGATGTGGCTGTCGACCAGTCCGGCGGCGGCCGATTTCCGCCTGTGCAACAATACGTCGAGCCGGGTCGGCATCGCGCTGGGCTACAAGGACGCCGACGGCTGGACCACCGAAGGCTGGTGGAACGTGTCGTCGCGGGCCTGCGAAACCCTGCTGCGCGGCACCCTTGTGGCCCGCTTCTATTACATCTACGCGCTCGACTACGACCGCGGCGGCGAATGGTCCGGCCAGGCCTTCATGTGCTCGCGCGACAAGGAATTCACCATCAAGGGCACCGAGAATTGTCTGGCGCGCGGCTTCGATCGCACCGGGTTCTTCGAGGTCGACACGGGCGAACAGCGCGCATGGACCGTCCAGCTGACCGAATCCAACGAACAAAATCCGCCAAAGCTGCCCGGCGTTCCGGGGCCAGCGGGCCCGCCCGGACAGGGCGGCCTGCCGGGAATGCCGAACGCACCGGGCAATCCGCTTCCCGGCACGCTGCCGCCCAGCGTCACGCCGGGATCCAAGCCATGA
- a CDS encoding DUF1244 domain-containing protein — translation MTVDKTASDSAALDEKTRTELEAAAFRRLVAHLRERTDVQNIDLMNLAGFCRNCLSNWLKEEADAKGVPMSKDDSREAVYGMPYEAWKTLHQAPATPEQAAAFKKSHSGH, via the coding sequence ATGACGGTTGACAAAACTGCGTCCGACAGCGCGGCGCTTGACGAAAAAACCCGGACCGAGCTGGAAGCCGCGGCCTTCCGGCGCCTGGTCGCACATTTGCGCGAACGGACAGATGTCCAGAACATCGACCTGATGAATCTGGCGGGCTTCTGCCGCAATTGTCTGTCGAACTGGCTGAAGGAGGAGGCCGACGCCAAGGGGGTCCCGATGAGCAAGGACGACAGCCGCGAGGCGGTCTACGGCATGCCCTACGAGGCCTGGAAAACGCTCCACCAGGCGCCGGCAACCCCTGAGCAGGCCGCCGCATTCAAGAAGAGCCATTCCGGGCATTGA
- a CDS encoding DUF2312 domain-containing protein, with the protein MANTATSVLDDQATHSFAKDQLKAIVERIERLEEEKKTISDDIKDVYGEAKGNGYDVKALRTIIRMRKQDANERAEQETILDTYMQALGML; encoded by the coding sequence ATGGCAAACACGGCCACGTCCGTTCTGGACGATCAGGCGACGCATTCTTTCGCCAAGGACCAGCTCAAGGCCATCGTCGAGCGCATCGAGCGGCTGGAAGAAGAAAAGAAGACCATTTCTGACGACATCAAGGATGTCTACGGCGAAGCCAAGGGCAACGGCTACGACGTCAAGGCGCTGCGCACCATCATCCGCATGCGCAAGCAGGATGCCAACGAGCGCGCCGAGCAGGAAACCATCCTGGATACCTACATGCAGGCCTTGGGGATGCTCTGA